GGGCGTTTCGCCGTCCAGCTTGACGCCCTGCACGTCCTCGATGTCCAGCGGGCTGGGCAGATAGTCGACCACCGCGTCGAGCAGCGCCTGCACGCCCTTGTTCTTGAACGAGGAGCCGCACAGCACAGGCACGAAGGCGTGACCGAGCGTACCCTTGCGGATCAGCTTCTTGAGGGTCGCGACGTCCGGCTCATTGCCTTCGAGATAGGCTTCCATCGCCTCGTCGTCCTGCTCGACGGCCAGTTCGATCAGCTTCTCGCGATATTCGGCGGTCTTGTCGGCGAGGTCGGCTGGAACGTCCTGATATTCGAACTCGGCGCCCAGGCTCTCATCCTTCCAGATGATCGCACGGTTCTCAACGAGGTCGACGAGGCCGACGAAATCCGATTCCGCACCGATGGGGAGATAGAGGACGGCCGGGGTCGCGCCCAGGCGGTCGATGATCGTCTGCACGCAATAGTAGAAATTCGCGCCGGTGCGGTCGAGCTTGTTGATATAGCACATCCGCGGAACTTTATACTTGTCCGCCTGACGCCACACGGTTTCCGACTGCGGCTCCACGCCCGCGACGCCATCGAACGCGGCGACCGCGCCATCGAGCACGCGCAGCGAACGCTCGACCTCGATGGTGAAGTCGACGTGGCCGGGCGTGTCGATGATGTTGAGGCGGTGATCCTTCCAGAAGCAAGTAGTCGCCGCAGAGGTGATGGTGATACCACGCTCCTGCTCCTGCTCCATCCAGTCCATGGTGGCGGCGCCCTCATGGACTTCGCCGATCTTGTAGGACTTGCCGGTATAGTAAAGGATGCGTTCGGTCGTGGTGGTCTTGCCGGCGTCGATATGCGCCATGATACCGAAATTGCGATAGCGTTCGAGCGGATGGCTGCGGGCCATGATGCTTCTCCGTTGCCGGTGCGCCGGCGGTTGGAATGACGAGTCTTGCGCGTGGCCCCTAAACCAATCCGTCCGCCATGGGTAGAGACCCCGGCGAACGGACCGAATTTTTGAGCGGATAACGAAGAACGGGCATCCGCCGACACCCGCCCTTTTCGCCTTGCTTACCAGCGATAGTGCGAGAAGGCGCGGTTCGCTTCCGCCATGCGGTGCGTGTCTTCGCGCTTCTTGACCGCATTGCCGCGGTTGTTGGCGGCGTCCAGCAACTCACCCGACAGACGGGCCGCCATGGTGGTTTCGCTGCGGTTGCGCGAAGCGGTGATCAGCCAGCGGATGGCCAGCGCCTGCGCGCGCTCGGGACGCACTTCGACGGGAACCTGATAGGTCGCACCGCCGACGCGGCGGCTGCGAACCTCGATGCCCGGCTTCACATTGTTGAGGGCGTCATGGAACATCTGAATCGGGTCCTTCTTGGCCTTCGCTTCGACAGTGTCGAGCGCGCCATAGACGATGGACTCGGCGACGGCCTTCTTGCCGTCCTGCATGATGCTGTTCATGAACTTGGAAAGGACGACATCACCGAACTTCGGATCGGGCAGGATGACGCGCTTTTCGGGGCGACGACGACGTGACATGTTTCTGGTCTCCCCTTCTTACTTCGGACGCTTCGCGCCGTACTTCGAACGGCTCTGCTTGCGGTCCTTGACGCCCTGGGTATCCAGAACGCCGCGCAGCACGTGATAGCGCACACCGGGAAGGTCGCGTACGCGGCCGCCGCGGATCAGCACCACCGAGTGCTCCTGAAGGTTGTGGCCTTCACCCGGGATATAGGTGATGACTTCGCGCTGGTTGACCAGACGCACCTTCGCCACCTTGCGAAGAGCCGAGTTCGGCTTCTTCGGGGTCGTCGTGTAGACGCGGGTGCAGACGCCGCGCTTCTGCGGGTTCGCATCCATTGCAGGGACCTTCGATTTGGCCTTCTGCGGTTCGCGGCCCTTGCGGACCAGCTGGTTGATCGTTGGCATGAAGCCCTTCACCTTTTTCAGTTACTTTACCGCGCGCACTCCCGTGTTCCCGCCGAAAGGAGAGCATTTCTCCAAACGGCAAAGGCCCCGGTGGGCAAATGCCCCCCCTGGAGCCGCAAGAGCACCCGGCAATGTTCAGCTCTGTGTCACCCTGCGAACGGCGATGAAAAGACGAGTCCCTGTCACTGCATCCCGCTGGGCTGGCGGGCCTATAGCGGCGGCGTCCCTGCCGGTCAAGCACGAGCCGCCTGTCCGCCAGCCATGCGAATCGATCCGTGGACCCTCGCTGGAAACCGTGAGGAATTTCTCCTTGGCGAAGGAACCGAAACGGCCTGCCTTCGTTTCACCGCGTTCAGACCTCGACTCGTCACGAGTCCGTAATGATGGATTCGTGCATGGGGGATTCTTTTTGCTAGCGGCCCCGATACCAAAATGAGAGTCGGATGGGGTCGCATTTGTCGCAACGAAGCAAGAAGGGGAAACTCTCCTTCCGGGAAAGGCTGGCCGCCTTCTGCCCGGAGCGGGAAATTTTCCTGCGCTCGGGCGGCCGGGTGAAGTTCATCCGCATTTCCCGGCGCGCCCAGCTTGGCGCTGCCGGAATATTGTCCGCCCTGTTCGTGGGATGGGGCGCGCTGACCATCGCCATGGTGGCCGACAACAGCACGGTCGCCCATGATCGCGCCCTGCTGGCGGAGCGAGGCAAGGCTGTCGCGAGCGAGGCCGGCAAGGTCGAACATTATCGCAAATCCGTGGAAGAACTGACGCGGGATCTGGAAGAGCGCCAGGATTTCATGGACGACCTCTACCGGACGCATTTCGGAGCGGAGGACAAGGCACTTTCAGATCGGGTGGTCGGCTCCCCGGATGCGGAGACCGGCAAGGGCGCATCGCAGGGCCGCAGTGGCGCAAAGATCGGCATGGCCCCGGAAACCGCGCCCCTGATGAAGATCGATGCGCGGCAACGGCGCTTCGCCCTGCTGCTCGCCACGGCGGTGGAACGGCGCGCGGACAAGGCAGCGGCGGCCATCCGTAGCTTCGGCCTCAATCCCGATTCGCTGAGCCGCAGCGCCGCGCGGGCGCAGGGCGGTCCCTTCGTGCCATGGCCGGGGGAACGGGACGATATGCCGCAGGAACTGGCGCGGCTGGCCAGCGCGCTGTCCCGCATGGAGTTTCTCGAAAGCAGCCTGATAGCGATCCCTTCGGGCAAGCCGACGGCGGCGCCGATGGAAACAAGCTCCTACGGCTATCGCCGCGACCCGTTCAACGGGCATGCCGCTTTCCATGCGGGCATCGATTTCCCCGGCCGCCACGGCCAGCCTGTATTGGCGGCGGCCAAGGGCAAGGTGGTCTATGTCGGCCAGCGGCAGGGCTATGGCAATGTGATCGAGGTCGAGCATGGCAATGGCCTGATGACCCGCTATGCCCATTTGTCAGGCTTTTCGAGTCGCGTGGGGCAGGCCGTCGCGCGCGGCGACACCATCGGGCGCATGGGATCGACGGGCCGTTCGACCGGCACCCATCTGCATTTCGAGGTGCGGCTCGACGGCCAGCCCATCAACCCCCGCCGCTTCCTGGAGGCCCGGCAAGATGTTCTCCAAGTCCAGCAAACCGCAAAGGCCCGCTTCGCCGGTATCGGCGACCGGGGCTAGGAACACGCCCTTCTCGCTGATCGGCGGCGATGTCAGCATCACCGGCGACCTCAGTGCATCGGTCGACCTGCATATCGACGGCACGGTCCGGGGCGACATCCGTTGCGCCGCGCTGGTGCAGGGACCCGACAGCCGCATCATCGGCCATGTCACCGCCAGCAGCGCGCGCCTTGCCGGACTGGTGGACGGCTCGATCACGGCGGAGGAACTGACCGTGGAGAACAGCGCCCGGATCACCGGCGACGTCACCTACAAGCGGATTTCCATCGAAGCGGGGAGCCGGATCGACGGGCGGCTGACGCACCGGGACGGCGAGGAAAGCCCGGCCGCCGACCTGAAGCTGATTGCCAGCGACAGCGCGGCCTGACCTTCAGTTCACCGGCGGGCGGCGGCGATAGCTGAGCGCCTCGGCCACATGCGTCCGGCCCACCCGATCCGCTCCGGCAAGGTCGGCGATGGTGCGGGCCACGCGCAGGACGCGGGTGTAGCCGCGCGCAGACAGCTTCATGGCGGCCGCGGCCTGCGCCAGCAATTCCCGTCCCGGCTGATCCGGCCCGGCCACCTCCTCCAGCCTTTCTCCATCCACTTCGGCATTGGTGCGCGTGGCCGTTCCGGCATAGCGTCCGGTCTGGATCAGGCGCGCGGCGGCGACGCGGGCCGCGACTTCGGCCGACCCTTCGCCGGGAGGAGGCAGGACGAGGTCGGCCGCCGTCACCGCCTGCACCTCGACATGCAGGTCGATGCGGTCGAGCAGCGGTCCCGACACCTTCGCCTGATAGTCCGCCGCGCAGCGCGGCGCGCGCGAGCAGGCCAGCGCCGGATCGCCCAGATGCCCGCAGCGGCACGGATTCATCGCCGCGACAAGCTGGACCCGCGCCGGGAAAGTGACGTGGGCATTGGCGCGCGCCACCGTGACCTCTCCGGTTTCAAGGGGCTGGCGCAGCGAATCCAGCACCGCGCGCTGAAATTCGGGCAGTTCATCGAGGAACAGGATACCCAGATGCGCCATGCTGACTTCGCCCGGCCGGGCGCGCAGGCCACCGCCGACCAGCGCCGCCATGGACGCGCTGTGATGGGGAGAGCGAAAGGGACGGGCGCGGCTGATCCTGCCGCCTTCCAGCGTACCGGCGACGCTCGCCACCATGGAGGTTTCGAGCGCCTCGCCGGGCGTCAGTTCGGGAAGGATGCCGGGCAGGCAACTCGCCATCAGCGACTTTCCGGCGCCGGGCGGGCCGATCATGAGCAGATTATGGCCGCCCGCCGCCGCGATCTCCAAAGCGCGCTTGGCGGTTTCCTGTCCCTTCACCTGCTTGAGATCGGCGACGCGGGCCGGCGGTTCCACCGCGCCCGGCTGGGGCGGCGATAACGCGGCTGTCCCCTTGAAATGGTTGAGAAGGCTGAGGAGGTCCGGCGCGGCGACGACTTCGACCTGCCCCGCCCAAGCCGCTTCCGATCCCTGCGCGACCGGACAGACAAGGCCCATCTCCCGCTCCCCGGCATGGAGCGCGGCGAGCAATACGCCCGGCGTCGGCGCGATCCGGCCGTCGAGCCCCAGTTCGCCGACCACGACATAGCCCGCCAGTGTCTCAGCATCGATCACGCCCATCGCACCCAGCAGGGCCAGCGCGATGGGGAGGTCGAAATGCGATCCTTCCTTGGGGAGGGCGGCGGGGGAAAGATTGACGGTGATCCGCTTGGGCGGAAGCGAGAGGCCGATGGCGGCAATGGCGTTGCGGACGCGCTCACGGCTTTCTGCCACCGCCTTGTCTGGCAGGCCGACGAGGATGAAATTCGGCAGGCCCGCGACAAGCTGACACTGCACCTCGACGCCGCGCGCCTCCAGCCCGAGATAGGCCACTGTCGATACCGTGGAAACCAAGAGCCCCCCTGCCCTTCCTTGGATGATGTTTCAGCCCTGATCCTCGGGCTGGCCCTTGAACCCCTGCGCAACGACATACCATTCGACGCTGCCCTTGCGGCTGGCCGGGGGCTTGGCGTGCTTGACGGTGGTGAAATGCTTCTTGAGCACGGCCAGCAGGTCGGCATCCGTGCCGCCCGCGAACACCTTCGCCACGAAGGCGCCGCCCTTGCGGAGATTTTCGACCGCGAACCATGCCGCCGCCTCGACCAGCCCCATGGTCCGCAGATGGTCGGTCTGGGCATGGCCGACCGTGTTCGCCGCCATGTCGGAAATCACCAGATCAGGCGCTTCGCCCAATGCCTCGCGCAGCAGGTCCGGCGCCTTGTCGTCCATGAAGTCTATTTCGAACAGGGTGACGCCCGGAATGGGGTCGGTCGGCAGCAGGTCGATGCCCACGACCTTCGCCTTGGGACTGAGCTTGCGCACCACCTGCGCCCAGCCGCCGGGCGCGACGCCCAGATCCACGACCGCGCGCGAGCCCTTCACGAAATGGAACTTCTCATCCAGCTCGATCAGCTTGAAGGCGGCGCGGCTGCGCCATCCTTCCGCCTTGGCGCGGCGGACATAAGGATCATTGAGATGCCGCTCCAGCCAGCGCGTCGACTGGGCCGTGCGCCCCTTCGCCGACTTCACCCGGATTCTTCCAGCGCCCGCGCCCCTCACATCGTACCTCCCTTCCGTTCCATCAGGCTGCGCAAAATGCCTTCGCGGATGCCCCGGTCCGCGACGCCCAGCCGCTCGGCGGGCCAGATGTCGAGGATCGCTTCCAGGATCGCGCATCCCGCCACCACCAGATCGGCGCGCTCGGTGCCGATGCAGGGCAGTTCCTGCCTCTCGACAAGGCTCATCGCGGAGAGACGGGAGGAAATGGCGCGCATGGACTGGGAAGGAACGATCAGCCCGTCGATCACATGCCGGTCATAGCGCTGGAGGTTGAGGTGGAGGCTGGCCAGCGTCGTCACCGTTCCCGACGTGCCCAAAAGGCGGATGCCGGCCTGTCCGCGCGGCAGGCGGCCCGCAATGGGGGAGAAAGCGTCCGCCACCCGCTCCCGCATCCGTCGATAAGCGGCCAGGCGTTCGGCAGAATCGGCATGGTCGAAAGCCTCGCTCTCGGTCAGGGACACCACACCCCAGGGCGCGCTGACCCAATCCACGATCTGCGGCGCGCCCTTCGCATGCGCGTCCACCAGCACCAGTTCGGTCGAGCCGCCGCCGATGTCGAAGATAAGCGCGGGGCCATCGCCCGGCTCCAGCAGCGCGTGGCAGCCCAGCACCGCCAGTCGCGCCTCCTCCTGCGCGCTGATGATGTCGAGCGCGATGCCGGTCTCGCGATAGACCCGATGGATGAACTCCTGTCCGTTGGCGGCGCGGCGGCAAGCCTCCGTCGCAACGGAGCGGGCCAGCGTGACATGACGACGACGGAGCTTTTCCGCGCAGACCGACAGGGCGACGATGGCGCGGTCGATCGCCGCGTCGCTGATCCGGCCAGTG
This genomic window from Sphingobium cloacae contains:
- a CDS encoding RlmE family RNA methyltransferase yields the protein MRGAGAGRIRVKSAKGRTAQSTRWLERHLNDPYVRRAKAEGWRSRAAFKLIELDEKFHFVKGSRAVVDLGVAPGGWAQVVRKLSPKAKVVGIDLLPTDPIPGVTLFEIDFMDDKAPDLLREALGEAPDLVISDMAANTVGHAQTDHLRTMGLVEAAAWFAVENLRKGGAFVAKVFAGGTDADLLAVLKKHFTTVKHAKPPASRKGSVEWYVVAQGFKGQPEDQG
- a CDS encoding bactofilin family protein; protein product: MFSKSSKPQRPASPVSATGARNTPFSLIGGDVSITGDLSASVDLHIDGTVRGDIRCAALVQGPDSRIIGHVTASSARLAGLVDGSITAEELTVENSARITGDVTYKRISIEAGSRIDGRLTHRDGEESPAADLKLIASDSAA
- a CDS encoding Ppx/GppA phosphatase family protein, encoding MVQHSRPSPQSSGPAGRFSGKRARSGPDNGSKAAVIPPPTKRGSSAYPSPHRHAYAAIDLGTNNCRLLIAKPSSDGFIVVDAFSRIVRLGEGLAATGRISDAAIDRAIVALSVCAEKLRRRHVTLARSVATEACRRAANGQEFIHRVYRETGIALDIISAQEEARLAVLGCHALLEPGDGPALIFDIGGGSTELVLVDAHAKGAPQIVDWVSAPWGVVSLTESEAFDHADSAERLAAYRRMRERVADAFSPIAGRLPRGQAGIRLLGTSGTVTTLASLHLNLQRYDRHVIDGLIVPSQSMRAISSRLSAMSLVERQELPCIGTERADLVVAGCAILEAILDIWPAERLGVADRGIREGILRSLMERKGGTM
- a CDS encoding YifB family Mg chelatase-like AAA ATPase produces the protein MVSTVSTVAYLGLEARGVEVQCQLVAGLPNFILVGLPDKAVAESRERVRNAIAAIGLSLPPKRITVNLSPAALPKEGSHFDLPIALALLGAMGVIDAETLAGYVVVGELGLDGRIAPTPGVLLAALHAGEREMGLVCPVAQGSEAAWAGQVEVVAAPDLLSLLNHFKGTAALSPPQPGAVEPPARVADLKQVKGQETAKRALEIAAAGGHNLLMIGPPGAGKSLMASCLPGILPELTPGEALETSMVASVAGTLEGGRISRARPFRSPHHSASMAALVGGGLRARPGEVSMAHLGILFLDELPEFQRAVLDSLRQPLETGEVTVARANAHVTFPARVQLVAAMNPCRCGHLGDPALACSRAPRCAADYQAKVSGPLLDRIDLHVEVQAVTAADLVLPPPGEGSAEVAARVAAARLIQTGRYAGTATRTNAEVDGERLEEVAGPDQPGRELLAQAAAAMKLSARGYTRVLRVARTIADLAGADRVGRTHVAEALSYRRRPPVN
- a CDS encoding M23 family metallopeptidase, with the translated sequence MSQRSKKGKLSFRERLAAFCPEREIFLRSGGRVKFIRISRRAQLGAAGILSALFVGWGALTIAMVADNSTVAHDRALLAERGKAVASEAGKVEHYRKSVEELTRDLEERQDFMDDLYRTHFGAEDKALSDRVVGSPDAETGKGASQGRSGAKIGMAPETAPLMKIDARQRRFALLLATAVERRADKAAAAIRSFGLNPDSLSRSAARAQGGPFVPWPGERDDMPQELARLASALSRMEFLESSLIAIPSGKPTAAPMETSSYGYRRDPFNGHAAFHAGIDFPGRHGQPVLAAAKGKVVYVGQRQGYGNVIEVEHGNGLMTRYAHLSGFSSRVGQAVARGDTIGRMGSTGRSTGTHLHFEVRLDGQPINPRRFLEARQDVLQVQQTAKARFAGIGDRG
- the rpsL gene encoding 30S ribosomal protein S12; its protein translation is MPTINQLVRKGREPQKAKSKVPAMDANPQKRGVCTRVYTTTPKKPNSALRKVAKVRLVNQREVITYIPGEGHNLQEHSVVLIRGGRVRDLPGVRYHVLRGVLDTQGVKDRKQSRSKYGAKRPK
- the rpsG gene encoding 30S ribosomal protein S7, with product MSRRRRPEKRVILPDPKFGDVVLSKFMNSIMQDGKKAVAESIVYGALDTVEAKAKKDPIQMFHDALNNVKPGIEVRSRRVGGATYQVPVEVRPERAQALAIRWLITASRNRSETTMAARLSGELLDAANNRGNAVKKREDTHRMAEANRAFSHYRW